One part of the Bradyrhizobium sp. CB1650 genome encodes these proteins:
- a CDS encoding SDR family oxidoreductase translates to MGRLADKNILITGGNSGIGLAAAQEFDREGARVAICGLNEGSLQAAKETLGAGSLAVRADVSKLTDLDKLFATIKREFGYLDGVFVNAGYSEFLLFEEVTEQSFDKVIGSNFKGAYFTIQKALPLLRRSSSVIINASVGARKGWPTTSTVSTCKAAVVHLARILSAELVDRGIRVNTLSPGPTDTAMFARFAGEEQGEAVKDILRINNPSKRIADPLEIAKLAVYLASDDSAYVVGADFLIDGGVTAISGVGA, encoded by the coding sequence ATGGGTAGGCTAGCGGACAAGAATATCCTTATCACCGGCGGCAACAGCGGGATCGGGCTGGCCGCAGCGCAGGAATTCGACCGAGAGGGCGCGCGCGTCGCCATCTGCGGCTTGAATGAGGGGTCGCTGCAGGCAGCCAAGGAGACGCTTGGAGCCGGAAGTCTCGCCGTTCGCGCGGACGTCAGCAAACTCACCGACCTCGACAAGCTGTTCGCCACGATCAAGCGGGAGTTCGGGTACCTGGACGGCGTCTTCGTCAATGCAGGTTACAGCGAGTTCCTGTTGTTCGAAGAGGTGACAGAGCAAAGCTTCGACAAGGTGATAGGCTCCAATTTCAAAGGGGCTTACTTCACAATTCAAAAGGCCTTGCCACTGCTCAGGCGAAGTTCGTCTGTCATCATCAATGCGTCCGTTGGCGCGCGCAAGGGGTGGCCGACAACCTCGACCGTCTCGACCTGCAAGGCCGCGGTCGTCCATCTCGCCCGAATCCTCAGCGCCGAACTCGTGGACCGCGGGATTCGCGTGAATACCCTAAGCCCGGGCCCGACGGACACGGCAATGTTCGCTCGCTTCGCAGGCGAAGAGCAGGGCGAGGCGGTTAAGGACATCCTCCGAATCAACAATCCAAGCAAGCGGATAGCCGATCCGTTGGAAATCGCGAAGCTGGCGGTTTACCTCGCGTCGGACGATTCCGCGTACGTCGTCGGAGCAGACTTCCTGATCGACGGCGGGGTCACGGCCATTTCGGGCGTGGGCGCCTGA
- a CDS encoding Rrf2 family transcriptional regulator, giving the protein MASAIHIMSFVAYAGDEGTTSEAIAKSLQTNPVVVRKILKLLEREGLVALRQGRQGGVGLRHPASRITLGQIYKAVESENGVFAMRGQVHEGCVVACAMKRRLGPIFDAANDAVEQALSKTSLAELVRGVR; this is encoded by the coding sequence ATGGCGAGCGCCATCCACATCATGAGTTTCGTCGCTTACGCTGGCGACGAGGGGACGACTTCGGAGGCAATCGCGAAAAGCCTCCAGACCAACCCGGTCGTGGTGCGGAAGATCCTCAAGCTCCTCGAGCGAGAGGGACTGGTCGCTCTTCGCCAAGGCCGCCAAGGCGGCGTCGGTCTCCGGCACCCGGCATCTCGCATTACACTCGGTCAGATCTACAAGGCGGTTGAAAGCGAGAACGGAGTTTTTGCGATGCGCGGCCAGGTGCATGAGGGATGCGTGGTGGCCTGCGCGATGAAACGAAGGCTTGGCCCAATCTTCGACGCTGCGAACGACGCCGTTGAGCAGGCTCTCAGCAAAACGAGTCTGGCGGAGCTGGTACGCGGCGTCCGCTAA